The genomic window ACTTTCACTTCTTCGAGGTCAACCCCGGGCTCGCGTTCGATCGTGAAACCGCCTACGGGATGCGACTCGACATTCCGGCGGGAACCGCGATCCGGTTCGAACCCGGCTGCGAGCGCGAGGTCGATCTCGTCGCCATCGGCGGCGACCGCACCGTCTACGGGATGGGCGGGCTGGTCGAGGGCGACCTCGACGACGACGAGATCGAAGCGCGGGCCCTAGAGCGCGCTCGAGAGCGAGGCTACATCTCGGAGACGACCGACGGCGACGCGACGGAGGGCGACGAATGAGTCGCGACCTCCCCCGCGAGGAGTACACGGAACTGTTCGGTGCGACCGAGGGCGACCGACTCCGGCTCGGCGATACGAACCTCTTCGCGGAGATCGAGACCGACTACGGCGTTCCCGGCGAGGAGGCCGTCTTCGGTGGCGGCAAGACGATGCGCGACGGGATGGGGATGCAGTCGGGCACGACCCAGGCCGAAGGGACGCTCGACTGGGCCTTCACGAACGTCGTGATCATCGACCCCGTGCTGGGGGTCTGTAAGGGCGACATCGGCGTCCGCGACGGGGAGATCGTCGGCGTCGGGAAAGCCGGCAATCCCGACACCATGGACGGCGTCGACATGGTGATCGGTCCGAGCACCGACACCATCCCCGCCGACGGGTTGATCGCGACGCCCGGCGCCCTGGACATCCACGTCCACTTCAACAGCCCGCAGTTGGTCGAGCACGCCCTC from Haloterrigena sp. KLK7 includes these protein-coding regions:
- a CDS encoding urease subunit beta is translated as MSGFVPGELRPAEEPVRINEGRETATVTVENTGDRPVQVGSHFHFFEVNPGLAFDRETAYGMRLDIPAGTAIRFEPGCEREVDLVAIGGDRTVYGMGGLVEGDLDDDEIEARALERARERGYISETTDGDATEGDE